The Carcharodon carcharias isolate sCarCar2 chromosome 23, sCarCar2.pri, whole genome shotgun sequence genome has a window encoding:
- the LOC121268956 gene encoding histone H2B type 1-L-like, whose protein sequence is MPEVATAVKAAKPSLTKVTKELPKKQRISRKQSYSTYVYRMLTQVHPSTRISSKFMSIMNSFVVNIFERIASEASHLIHYNKRHTISAREIQIAICLMLPGELAKL, encoded by the coding sequence ATGCCTGAGGTGGCAACTGCAGTGAAGGCAGCGAAGCCGTCACTGACTAAAGTCACCAAGGAGCTGCCGAAGAAGCAGAGGATATctcgcaagcagagctattccacttacGTGTACAGGATGCTGACCCAGGTCCAtccttccaccaggatctcgtcCAAGTTCATGAGCATTATGAATTCCTTTGTTGTCAACATTTTCGAACGCATCGCTTCTGAGGCttcgcacctcattcactacaacaagcgccACACCATCTCGGCCAGGGAGATCCAGATTGCCATCTgcctcatgctgccaggggaactggccaaacTCTGA